In Bacillus toyonensis BCT-7112, a single window of DNA contains:
- a CDS encoding DEAD/DEAH box helicase: protein MSFTLNKSIIKEVCGETSYKRGEAYYKSNKVIINHYDENKEICEATVKGNEDFHVTVEKIKKGDVVAKCSCPSLASFQTYCQHVAAVLIQINYNQQTGGMRPASSEHMSGNDQLTSGMFQLFADKPLRPKSKQHRFDTREILHVEFICTPVVTKQGGALLGMQLKLAKTYFVNQIREFLFKVERRELFNCSNEFTYTPDVHSFKQDTDAIIQQLIKIHHNEKMYEDTLEVHAKQDDSMILIPPASWGDMLSLLSKVECVRLNQNGQSFHGLQISKGLLPLHFEFNKGSNSGFTLYIDGLQRVEVMDTYSYALFGGKLYQLNAEDCKRLIELQKMMNRSSSNQLYIPADKMEYFVAKVVPGLMKLGTVRIDEVVSDRVETPVLKAKLYLDRVKNRLLAGLEFHYGNVIINPLEEDGQPSVFNRDEKKEKEILDIMSESAFAKTEGGYFMHNEEAEYNFLYHVVPTLKGLLDIYATTAIKLRIHKGDTAPLIRVRRKERIDWLSFRFDIKGIPEAEIKGVLVALEEKRKYYRLANGSLLSLESKEFNEINQFVKETSIRKEFLHGEEVNVPLIRSVKWMNGLHEGNVLSLDDSVQELVENIQNPKKLKFAVPNTLQAEMREYQVYGFEWMKTLAYYRFGGILADDMGLGKTLQSIAFIDSVLPEIREKNMPILVVSPSSLVYNWLSELKKFAPHIRAVIADGNQIERRKILKDIAEFDVIITSYPLLRRDIRLYERPFHTLFLDEAQAFKNPTTQTAKAVKTIQAEYRFGLTGTPVENSLEELWSIFHVVFPELLPGRKEFGDLRREDIAKRVKPFVLRRLKEDVLNELPDKIEHLQSSELLPDQKRLYAAYLAKLREETLKHLDKDTLRKNKIRILAGLTRLRQICNHPALFVDDYKGSSAKFEQLLEILEECRSTGKRILIFSQFTKMLSIIGRELNRQAIPYFYLDGSTPAQERVELCNRFNEGEGDLFLISLKAGGTGLNLTGADTVILYDLWWNPAVEQQAADRAYRMGQKNTVQVIKLVAHGTIEEKMHELQETKKNLIAEVIEPGEGKLSSITEEEIREILMI, encoded by the coding sequence ATGAGTTTTACGTTAAATAAATCGATTATTAAAGAAGTGTGCGGAGAGACCTCATATAAAAGAGGCGAAGCTTATTATAAATCAAATAAAGTAATAATAAATCATTATGATGAAAATAAAGAAATTTGCGAGGCGACAGTAAAAGGAAACGAAGATTTTCATGTTACAGTCGAAAAAATTAAAAAGGGTGATGTTGTTGCGAAATGTAGTTGTCCGTCATTAGCGTCTTTTCAAACGTACTGTCAACATGTTGCAGCAGTATTGATACAAATAAATTATAATCAGCAAACGGGTGGAATGCGCCCAGCTAGTAGTGAACACATGAGCGGGAATGATCAATTAACAAGTGGGATGTTTCAGTTGTTTGCAGACAAGCCACTGAGACCGAAAAGTAAACAACATCGTTTTGATACACGTGAAATACTTCATGTTGAATTTATTTGTACACCAGTAGTTACGAAACAAGGTGGAGCGCTTCTAGGAATGCAGCTGAAACTTGCCAAAACGTATTTCGTAAATCAGATTAGAGAATTTCTTTTTAAGGTGGAGAGAAGAGAACTTTTTAATTGTTCCAATGAGTTTACATATACACCAGATGTACATAGCTTTAAACAAGATACAGATGCGATTATTCAGCAACTTATTAAAATTCATCATAATGAAAAAATGTATGAGGATACGCTAGAAGTACATGCAAAACAAGATGATAGCATGATTTTAATACCGCCAGCGTCTTGGGGGGATATGCTTTCTTTACTTTCTAAAGTTGAGTGTGTGAGACTGAATCAAAATGGACAATCTTTTCATGGTTTACAAATTTCAAAAGGACTCCTTCCATTACATTTTGAGTTTAATAAAGGGAGTAACAGTGGGTTTACGCTTTATATTGATGGCTTACAACGAGTTGAGGTAATGGATACGTATAGTTATGCTCTATTTGGAGGGAAACTGTATCAGTTGAACGCTGAGGATTGCAAGCGGCTTATCGAATTACAAAAAATGATGAATCGCTCTAGTAGTAACCAATTATACATTCCGGCAGATAAGATGGAATATTTTGTAGCAAAAGTTGTACCAGGTTTAATGAAGCTAGGAACTGTACGAATTGATGAGGTAGTATCAGATCGTGTTGAAACACCCGTATTAAAAGCGAAATTATATTTAGATAGAGTGAAAAATCGCTTGTTAGCAGGTCTTGAATTTCACTATGGAAACGTCATAATTAATCCGTTAGAAGAGGATGGACAGCCGTCTGTTTTTAATCGTGATGAGAAAAAGGAAAAAGAGATTTTAGATATTATGAGTGAAAGTGCCTTTGCGAAAACGGAAGGCGGTTACTTTATGCATAATGAAGAAGCTGAGTACAATTTTTTATATCACGTCGTTCCAACATTAAAAGGTTTACTTGATATTTATGCGACGACAGCAATCAAATTACGAATTCATAAAGGAGATACAGCTCCTCTTATTAGAGTTAGACGAAAAGAGAGGATAGACTGGTTGTCATTTCGTTTTGATATAAAAGGAATACCGGAGGCGGAAATTAAAGGAGTATTAGTAGCTCTTGAAGAGAAACGGAAATATTACCGATTAGCGAACGGTTCTTTATTATCACTGGAGAGTAAAGAGTTTAATGAAATTAATCAATTTGTAAAAGAAACGAGTATTCGGAAAGAATTTTTACATGGGGAAGAAGTGAATGTTCCGCTTATCCGGAGTGTAAAATGGATGAACGGACTTCACGAAGGTAATGTTTTAAGTTTGGATGATTCTGTTCAAGAGCTAGTAGAAAATATTCAAAACCCGAAAAAATTGAAATTTGCTGTGCCAAATACTTTACAGGCAGAAATGCGAGAGTATCAAGTGTATGGATTCGAGTGGATGAAAACACTCGCCTATTACCGTTTTGGAGGCATTTTAGCAGACGATATGGGACTCGGGAAAACACTGCAAAGCATTGCTTTTATAGACTCTGTTTTGCCTGAAATTCGAGAGAAAAACATGCCTATATTAGTAGTCTCTCCGTCGTCCCTCGTCTATAATTGGCTGAGTGAATTGAAAAAATTCGCCCCGCATATTAGAGCAGTTATTGCAGATGGAAATCAAATAGAGCGCCGGAAAATTTTAAAAGATATAGCAGAATTTGATGTCATAATTACGTCATATCCATTGCTGAGAAGAGATATAAGGTTGTATGAAAGGCCGTTTCATACACTATTTCTTGATGAAGCACAAGCGTTTAAAAACCCTACAACGCAAACTGCAAAAGCGGTGAAAACGATTCAAGCGGAGTATCGTTTCGGATTAACAGGAACACCTGTAGAAAATTCGTTAGAAGAGCTATGGTCTATCTTCCATGTCGTCTTCCCAGAATTATTACCAGGAAGAAAAGAGTTCGGTGATTTAAGGCGTGAGGATATAGCGAAGCGAGTGAAACCATTCGTATTAAGACGATTAAAAGAGGACGTATTAAATGAGTTGCCAGATAAAATAGAGCATTTACAGTCATCGGAGTTATTACCAGACCAAAAGAGATTGTATGCAGCTTATTTAGCGAAATTAAGGGAAGAAACGTTAAAACATTTAGACAAAGATACGTTACGTAAAAATAAAATTAGAATATTAGCTGGTTTAACGAGATTACGACAAATTTGTAATCATCCTGCTTTATTCGTTGATGATTACAAAGGCAGTTCAGCTAAATTTGAACAACTGTTAGAGATTTTAGAAGAATGTAGAAGTACTGGGAAGAGAATTTTGATCTTTTCTCAATTTACGAAGATGCTTTCCATTATTGGTCGTGAGTTAAATCGTCAAGCGATTCCATACTTTTATTTAGACGGGAGTACACCAGCGCAGGAACGTGTAGAGCTATGCAATCGGTTTAACGAAGGTGAAGGCGATTTGTTTCTTATTTCTTTAAAAGCTGGTGGTACGGGTCTTAACTTAACTGGTGCAGATACAGTGATATTATATGATTTATGGTGGAATCCAGCTGTTGAACAACAAGCAGCAGATAGAGCATATAGAATGGGACAAAAAAATACGGTGCAAGTTATTAAGTTAGTAGCCCACGGAACAATTGAAGAGAAAATGCATGAACTACAAGAAACGAAGAAAAATTTAATTGCTGAAGTAATTGAGCCAGGAGAAGGGAAATTATCCTCCATAACTGAGGAAGAAATTCGAGAAATTCTTATGATTTAA
- a CDS encoding response regulator has translation MFYYIVDDDEVFRSMLSQIIEDGDLGEVIGESEDGAFIEADQLNFKKVDILFIDLLMPMRDGIETVRHIASAFTGKIIMISQVESKQLIGEAYTLGVEYYITKPLNKIEVVSVVRKVMERIRLERSIHDIQKSLNNVFKWEQPQVRNEPIQEGKKIADSGRYLLSELGIAGENGSKDLLSMLEYLYGQEKAQTFEFGFPALKDIFHHITIRKLGDVALDTDIDKEKKASEQRVRRAIYQSLNHLASLGLTDFSNPKFESYAPKFFDFTIVRKRMTEMTKDEVAASGHIRINTKKFIQVLYFEAKRLMEIE, from the coding sequence TTGTTTTATTATATCGTAGATGATGATGAAGTTTTCCGTTCTATGCTTTCGCAAATTATTGAAGATGGAGATCTTGGGGAAGTAATTGGAGAGTCGGAAGACGGAGCTTTTATTGAAGCGGACCAACTGAATTTTAAAAAAGTAGATATTTTGTTTATTGATTTATTAATGCCAATGCGAGACGGAATTGAAACAGTTCGTCATATTGCGTCCGCTTTTACTGGGAAGATCATTATGATTTCTCAAGTTGAATCGAAGCAACTTATAGGTGAGGCGTATACACTTGGAGTAGAATATTATATTACAAAGCCACTGAATAAAATTGAAGTTGTATCTGTTGTACGAAAAGTAATGGAGCGTATTCGTTTGGAGCGTTCTATACATGATATTCAAAAATCATTGAATAACGTTTTTAAGTGGGAACAGCCGCAAGTTCGAAATGAGCCAATACAAGAAGGGAAGAAAATAGCGGATTCAGGGCGCTATTTATTATCAGAACTCGGTATTGCGGGAGAGAACGGAAGCAAAGACTTGCTTAGTATGTTGGAATATTTATATGGGCAGGAAAAGGCACAAACATTTGAATTTGGATTTCCTGCATTAAAAGATATTTTCCATCATATTACAATAAGGAAATTAGGGGATGTAGCTTTAGATACGGATATTGATAAAGAGAAGAAAGCATCTGAGCAAAGGGTAAGAAGGGCGATTTATCAATCGTTAAATCACTTAGCTTCCCTCGGGTTAACAGACTTTTCGAATCCGAAATTTGAAAGCTATGCTCCGAAATTTTTTGATTTTACTATAGTTAGAAAACGGATGACAGAAATGACGAAAGATGAAGTAGCGGCTTCTGGTCATATACGTATTAACACGAAGAAGTTTATTCAAGTGTTGTATTTTGAGGCAAAACGGTTGATGGAGATAGAATGA
- the malS gene encoding oxaloacetate-decarboxylating malate dehydrogenase: MSKFTVASNGALETTLRGAEVLSTPLLNKGVAFTQEEREELGLKGLLPPAVLTLEEQARRAYEQFSSQPDDLLKNVYLTALHDRNEVLFYRILTDHLREMLPIVYTPTVGVAIQRYSHEYRKPRGIYLSINDPSGIEDAFANIGATAENIDLVVVTDGEGILGIGDWGVGGINIAIGKLAVYTAAVGIDPSRVLPVILDVGTNREELLNNPFYIGNRHPRITGEAYDEFIDTFVQAVNKQFPKALLHWEDFSSRNARKILDKYRHDVCTFNDDIQGTGAVSLAAVLSAVKASGVPLSEHRVVVFGAGTAGIGIADQVRDAMVRVGLSDEESHNRFWCIDRNGLVTDNMEGLLDFQIPYARKEAEVSDWKQNDVIGLAEVVKHVKPTILIGTSTVAGAFKEEIIKEMASHVERPIILPMSNPTPLAEAKPADLIEWTEGRALVATGSPFEPVTYNGVTYVIGQSNNALIFPGLGLGTIVVRASVMTDGMFAAAAEAVASMVDTSQPGAPILPEVEELRNISELVAIEVAKVAVAEGVARENLSDNDIKIAVKEAMWKPEYRQIKAVEKVSI; this comes from the coding sequence ATGAGTAAGTTTACAGTGGCTTCTAATGGTGCATTAGAAACAACATTAAGAGGAGCAGAAGTATTATCAACACCACTTTTAAATAAAGGGGTAGCTTTCACACAAGAGGAAAGAGAAGAGTTAGGTTTAAAAGGTTTATTACCGCCAGCTGTTTTAACATTAGAAGAACAAGCACGCCGAGCATATGAACAATTTAGTTCTCAGCCGGATGATTTATTAAAAAATGTATACTTAACGGCGTTACATGATCGAAATGAAGTATTATTTTATCGTATATTAACAGATCATTTACGTGAAATGTTACCGATTGTATATACACCAACTGTAGGTGTAGCAATTCAAAGGTATAGTCATGAATACCGTAAACCACGTGGTATTTATTTATCAATTAACGATCCATCAGGTATTGAAGATGCATTTGCCAATATCGGTGCAACAGCTGAAAACATTGATTTAGTCGTTGTAACGGATGGAGAAGGTATATTAGGAATTGGTGATTGGGGTGTTGGTGGAATTAACATCGCAATCGGGAAATTAGCTGTATATACGGCCGCAGTTGGAATCGATCCTAGCCGTGTATTACCGGTAATTTTAGATGTAGGTACAAATCGTGAGGAATTATTAAACAATCCATTTTATATTGGAAATCGTCATCCTCGTATAACAGGTGAAGCGTACGATGAATTTATTGATACGTTTGTTCAAGCGGTAAATAAACAATTCCCGAAGGCGCTTCTACATTGGGAAGACTTCAGTTCTCGAAATGCACGAAAAATTTTAGATAAATATCGTCATGACGTTTGTACATTTAATGATGATATTCAAGGTACAGGGGCAGTTTCACTTGCTGCTGTATTATCGGCAGTAAAAGCTTCTGGTGTACCGCTAAGTGAGCACCGTGTTGTTGTGTTTGGTGCTGGTACGGCTGGAATCGGTATCGCAGATCAAGTAAGAGATGCAATGGTTCGCGTCGGCTTATCAGATGAAGAATCTCATAATCGTTTCTGGTGTATTGACCGTAACGGATTAGTTACAGATAATATGGAAGGTCTTCTTGATTTCCAAATTCCATATGCAAGAAAAGAAGCGGAAGTAAGTGATTGGAAACAAAATGATGTGATCGGGCTTGCTGAAGTTGTGAAACATGTAAAACCGACAATTTTAATTGGAACATCAACAGTTGCGGGCGCATTTAAAGAAGAGATTATTAAAGAAATGGCTTCTCACGTAGAAAGACCAATTATTTTACCAATGTCGAATCCAACACCACTTGCGGAAGCGAAACCAGCAGATTTAATCGAGTGGACAGAAGGAAGAGCGTTAGTTGCAACAGGAAGTCCGTTTGAACCAGTTACATATAACGGTGTAACGTATGTGATTGGACAGTCAAATAACGCACTTATTTTCCCGGGACTAGGTCTTGGTACAATTGTTGTTCGTGCAAGCGTCATGACGGATGGAATGTTCGCAGCAGCAGCTGAAGCAGTTGCAAGTATGGTAGATACAAGTCAGCCAGGAGCACCTATTTTGCCAGAAGTTGAAGAGTTACGTAATATCTCTGAACTAGTTGCAATTGAAGTAGCGAAAGTTGCAGTTGCAGAAGGTGTTGCTAGAGAAAACTTAAGTGATAACGATATTAAGATTGCAGTGAAAGAAGCAATGTGGAAGCCTGAGTATCGTCAAATAAAAGCGGTAGAAAAGGTTAGTATATAG
- a CDS encoding DUF3934 domain-containing protein, with amino-acid sequence MSKTKAKPKKGVGQGTGSKGWNRWQSSAKKKKAAKPYKSKGTKK; translated from the coding sequence ATGAGCAAAACGAAAGCGAAACCGAAAAAAGGTGTAGGACAAGGTACAGGAAGTAAAGGATGGAACCGTTGGCAATCAAGTGCAAAGAAAAAGAAAGCAGCAAAGCCATATAAAAGTAAAGGCACAAAGAAGTAA
- the aspA gene encoding aspartate ammonia-lyase encodes MATLTEVKNGVRIEKDFLGEKEVPNYAYYGVQTMRAVENFPITGYKIHEGLIQAFAVVKKAAALANTDVGRLELNKGGAIAEAAQEILDGKWHDHFIVDPIQGGAGTSMNMNANEVIANRALELLGMEKGDYHYISPNSHVNMAQSTNDAFPTAIHIATLNALEGLLQTMGYMHDVFELKAEQFDHVIKMGRTHLQDAVPIRLGQEFKAYSRVLERDMKRIKQSRQHLYEVNMGATAVGTGLNADPEYIEAVVKHLATISELPLVGAEDLVDATQNTDAYTEVSAALKVCMMNMSKIANDLRLMASGPRVGLAEIMLPARQPGSSIMPGKVNPVMPEVINQIAFQVIGNDHTICLASEAGQLELNVMEPVLVFNLLQSISIMNNGFRAFTDNCLKGIEANEDRLKEYVEKSVGIITAVNPHIGYEAAARVAKEAIATGQSVRELCVKNGVLSQEDLELILDPFEMTHPGIAGATLLKKN; translated from the coding sequence ATGGCAACATTAACTGAAGTTAAAAATGGTGTGCGAATTGAAAAAGATTTTTTAGGTGAAAAAGAAGTACCAAATTATGCATACTACGGCGTACAAACAATGCGTGCAGTAGAAAACTTCCCAATTACAGGTTACAAAATTCATGAAGGTTTAATTCAAGCATTCGCAGTTGTAAAAAAAGCAGCAGCACTTGCAAATACAGATGTAGGTAGATTGGAATTGAATAAAGGCGGCGCGATCGCAGAAGCTGCTCAAGAAATTCTAGATGGAAAATGGCACGATCATTTCATCGTCGACCCAATTCAGGGCGGTGCGGGTACTTCAATGAACATGAATGCAAATGAAGTCATTGCCAATCGTGCTCTTGAATTATTAGGAATGGAAAAGGGAGACTATCATTATATTAGTCCAAATAGCCATGTAAATATGGCACAATCAACAAACGATGCATTCCCAACGGCGATTCATATCGCGACATTAAATGCATTAGAAGGCTTATTACAAACGATGGGTTATATGCATGATGTATTTGAATTAAAAGCAGAACAATTCGACCATGTTATTAAAATGGGTCGTACGCATTTACAAGATGCTGTACCAATTCGTCTTGGACAAGAGTTTAAAGCGTATTCTCGCGTACTAGAACGTGATATGAAACGTATTAAGCAATCACGTCAACATTTATATGAAGTAAATATGGGAGCAACTGCAGTTGGTACAGGCTTAAATGCAGATCCAGAGTATATTGAAGCAGTTGTAAAACATCTTGCTACAATTAGTGAATTACCGCTTGTTGGTGCAGAAGATTTAGTGGACGCGACGCAAAATACTGATGCGTACACAGAAGTATCTGCAGCACTAAAAGTATGTATGATGAATATGTCTAAAATTGCGAATGACCTTCGCTTAATGGCATCAGGTCCACGTGTTGGTTTAGCAGAAATTATGTTACCAGCTCGTCAACCAGGTTCTTCTATTATGCCAGGGAAAGTAAACCCTGTTATGCCAGAAGTTATTAACCAAATTGCGTTCCAAGTTATTGGTAACGATCATACAATTTGTCTTGCTTCAGAAGCAGGACAATTAGAATTAAATGTTATGGAACCAGTACTTGTTTTCAACTTACTTCAATCTATTAGCATTATGAATAATGGTTTCCGTGCCTTTACAGATAATTGCTTAAAAGGAATTGAAGCGAATGAAGATCGTTTAAAAGAGTACGTTGAGAAAAGTGTAGGAATTATTACAGCCGTGAACCCTCATATCGGTTATGAAGCAGCAGCTCGTGTTGCGAAAGAAGCAATTGCAACAGGTCAATCCGTTCGTGAACTTTGTGTAAAAAATGGTGTATTGTCACAAGAAGATTTAGAGTTAATTCTAGATCCATTCGAAATGACACATCCAGGGATTGCAGGAGCAACTCTTTTAAAGAAAAATTAA
- a CDS encoding MFS transporter, translating to MSKFRSHNEHNTERVIDKHALLFGLISVFLCGIGFSIIIPVVPFLVQPYTSNSAEQAVFVTLLTSVYAVCVFFAAPALGALSDKYGRRPLLLVCLFGSAIGYLVFGIGGALWILFAGRIIEGITGGSISTIFAYFADIIPPEQRTKYFGWVSAVVGVGTVIGPTIGGYLAKFGYSVPMYFGVIITLLNVVYGILYMPESLDKNKRLKEITFVRLNPFTQLANILSMKNLKWLLVSAFLLWIPNGSLQAIFSQFTMDTFSWKPALIGLMFSIMGFQDIISQSFIMPKLLTKLTDKQIAILGMVSEIIGYSLIAASALFSFYPFLIAGMFIYGFGDSIFGPSFNGMLSKSVDSSEQGRIQGGSQSIQALARMIGPIIGGQIYVSLGHAAPACMGIILILAAITVLYKGTHENM from the coding sequence ATGTCCAAATTCAGATCACATAATGAACATAATACGGAAAGAGTCATAGATAAACACGCCTTACTATTCGGTCTTATCTCTGTGTTTCTTTGTGGAATAGGATTCAGCATTATAATACCTGTCGTTCCATTTTTAGTGCAGCCGTATACAAGTAATTCGGCAGAACAAGCGGTCTTCGTTACGCTATTAACTTCTGTTTATGCAGTCTGCGTATTTTTTGCGGCTCCCGCACTTGGAGCTTTGAGTGATAAATATGGTCGTCGTCCATTACTTTTAGTATGCCTTTTCGGTTCCGCAATCGGGTACTTAGTTTTTGGCATAGGAGGAGCTCTATGGATACTATTTGCTGGGCGCATAATAGAAGGTATAACAGGAGGGAGCATAAGCACTATCTTCGCATATTTTGCAGATATTATTCCTCCAGAACAAAGAACGAAATACTTCGGATGGGTAAGTGCGGTTGTAGGAGTAGGCACTGTTATTGGACCAACTATAGGTGGATATCTTGCCAAGTTTGGTTATTCTGTACCTATGTATTTTGGAGTAATCATAACTTTATTAAATGTTGTTTATGGAATCTTATATATGCCTGAGAGCCTTGACAAAAATAAAAGATTGAAAGAGATTACCTTTGTAAGATTGAATCCATTTACACAACTTGCAAATATACTTTCCATGAAAAATTTAAAATGGCTACTTGTCTCAGCATTCTTACTTTGGATACCAAATGGATCTTTACAGGCAATTTTTTCACAATTTACAATGGATACTTTTAGTTGGAAGCCTGCGTTAATCGGACTTATGTTTTCAATTATGGGATTCCAAGATATCATTTCACAAAGTTTTATAATGCCAAAACTTTTGACAAAACTTACTGATAAACAGATAGCAATTCTCGGAATGGTTTCGGAGATTATAGGTTATAGTCTTATTGCAGCATCAGCTTTGTTCTCATTTTATCCGTTTCTTATCGCTGGAATGTTTATATATGGTTTTGGTGATTCCATCTTTGGACCTTCATTCAATGGGATGCTCTCGAAGTCTGTCGATTCTAGTGAACAAGGAAGGATTCAAGGAGGTAGTCAATCTATTCAAGCTTTAGCAAGAATGATTGGGCCGATTATTGGAGGTCAAATTTATGTTTCACTTGGGCATGCCGCACCTGCTTGTATGGGGATCATCCTTATACTAGCCGCAATAACAGTCTTATATAAGGGCACGCATGAAAATATGTAA
- a CDS encoding sensor histidine kinase — MAALNWNQLWKKDMYLLIILMVVVPIAGELNFHPFNDMFRVSFGTPLFFFLLLFLRRIPAAAAGVLVGISVVLFRVSLDWVLQGSFHMTESFYLRYPVFFYYFIYGSLFSFCRVNKFHQKPIVIGCLGISIEIIASMSELAFYHMLVLGTTITVSEVNKLIIIAIFRSFFALGFLNMMNLYETKLKESQVRKENENMLMYLSNLYVESVHLKKTLQNAELITQEAYQLYRNLQANDDLNSKTALKIAGEVHEIKKDNQRIFAGLSKLLLDKNVAEYVEGHELAEIIVRINEKYAEMLGKDIRFSKHIEGEHAAYHVYTVLSIFNNLVANAVEAIEDRGLISIKLYKRDKHIFFEVIDDGPGIAQKYKKLVFKPGFTSKYDQTGTPSTGIGLSYINEMVTELGGEVRLEERETGGGCKFIVCLPECSLKREGE, encoded by the coding sequence GTGGCAGCTTTGAATTGGAATCAATTATGGAAGAAAGATATGTATCTTTTAATTATATTAATGGTAGTTGTCCCAATTGCTGGAGAGCTTAATTTTCATCCTTTTAATGATATGTTTCGTGTTAGCTTCGGGACACCGCTTTTCTTCTTTTTATTATTATTTTTAAGAAGAATACCAGCAGCAGCTGCAGGTGTTCTCGTCGGTATATCTGTAGTTTTATTCCGTGTAAGTCTTGACTGGGTATTGCAAGGTTCATTCCATATGACAGAATCATTTTATTTGCGCTATCCTGTGTTCTTTTATTATTTTATTTATGGAAGCCTCTTTTCGTTTTGTAGGGTAAATAAGTTTCATCAGAAGCCAATTGTTATTGGGTGCCTTGGAATTTCAATTGAAATTATTGCAAGTATGTCAGAACTTGCGTTTTATCATATGCTCGTACTAGGCACAACGATAACAGTTTCTGAAGTGAATAAACTAATCATTATAGCTATTTTCCGTAGTTTCTTTGCGCTCGGTTTTTTAAATATGATGAATTTATATGAAACGAAATTAAAAGAATCCCAAGTTCGAAAAGAAAATGAAAATATGTTAATGTATCTCTCTAATTTATATGTGGAATCTGTCCATTTGAAAAAAACGTTACAAAATGCTGAGTTAATTACACAGGAAGCATATCAACTATATCGAAACTTACAAGCGAACGATGACTTAAATAGCAAAACAGCTTTAAAAATAGCAGGAGAAGTGCATGAAATAAAAAAGGATAATCAAAGGATTTTTGCAGGGTTATCTAAACTGTTATTAGATAAAAATGTGGCTGAGTATGTAGAAGGACATGAATTAGCGGAAATAATTGTAAGAATAAATGAGAAGTATGCTGAAATGCTAGGAAAAGATATACGTTTTTCTAAACATATAGAAGGTGAGCACGCTGCATATCACGTGTATACAGTTCTATCAATTTTTAATAATTTAGTTGCAAATGCAGTGGAAGCAATTGAGGATAGAGGTCTCATTAGTATAAAGCTATATAAACGAGATAAACATATATTCTTTGAAGTAATTGACGATGGTCCTGGTATTGCACAGAAGTATAAGAAATTAGTATTTAAGCCAGGGTTTACTTCAAAGTATGATCAAACGGGAACACCGTCAACAGGTATTGGACTTTCTTACATAAACGAAATGGTAACAGAGCTAGGTGGAGAAGTGAGATTAGAAGAACGAGAAACTGGCGGCGGGTGTAAGTTTATCGTTTGTTTACCGGAGTGCAGTTTAAAGCGGGAAGGGGAATAA
- a CDS encoding MarR family transcriptional regulator, with product MNKEEKIIVGFRDLYNKIVWLNKDKMEDSLKGYNSSEVHCIEYIEKNVDSNVTKLAESFYMTRGAISRITKKLIKKGLIESYQKSDNKKEIYFRLTEQGKVIYKIHEDLHKEFEERDKVVFDQVTEEEFDSILSFVEKYSRHLDTEIKKQGVHIKS from the coding sequence ATGAATAAAGAAGAAAAGATCATAGTGGGTTTCAGGGACTTATATAATAAGATTGTTTGGCTTAATAAGGATAAGATGGAAGACAGTCTTAAGGGGTATAATTCTTCTGAAGTACATTGTATCGAATACATTGAAAAAAATGTAGATTCTAACGTGACAAAACTTGCGGAGTCCTTTTATATGACTCGCGGTGCCATAAGTAGAATAACAAAAAAACTTATAAAAAAAGGCCTTATCGAAAGTTATCAGAAGTCGGATAATAAGAAAGAAATCTATTTTAGGCTTACTGAACAAGGGAAAGTAATTTATAAAATACATGAGGATCTGCACAAAGAGTTTGAAGAACGGGATAAAGTTGTGTTTGATCAAGTAACCGAGGAAGAATTTGATAGTATACTTAGCTTTGTGGAAAAGTATAGTAGACATTTAGATACAGAAATAAAGAAACAAGGTGTACATATTAAGTCGTAA